DNA from Macrobrachium rosenbergii isolate ZJJX-2024 chromosome 13, ASM4041242v1, whole genome shotgun sequence:
TTCATGATCATACCAGTTTTGTTGTCTTCTATACAAAAGGATAAAGGGGAAGTTACTTTTTGGGAAAAATAAGTGAGCCTACTCaactataaaaggaaaattgggagcaaaagaacaaaataacttGGACATAACAGGTGTGAATTGTaatttgaaaaatgcaaattttatgaTAGGGAGACTCCTTAACATGCTTAAAAATACAGGGTTTACCATTTCTTTTGtacagtaatatgtaaataatggTAGGTAAGGAACTTCGTAATACATAATTCTACAGTTTGAAGGACTGTGAAGATGAGGCGAAGGGgacatttttaatttctcttgaatGTGCGTGCCAAAATTAGGGCGAGTCGTATGTGCAGCATATATAGTAAGTAAAGACAAAGGGCagaggaaagtaagaaaaaactgtacaaaaattGGAGTGACAGGATAAAAAGAACAGTTAAATTGGAAAggaatctttttatttcaaaaactgCAAAGACATCAAGGTACAATAACACTTAAGGAAGATGAAGTTGACAGAGTTGTTATAATACATGGACCTAGGCTTAGGACCAAGTTATGGGTTCAAGCTTTTTCAGAGCTCCGCCTTCTTCGCAACACAAGCCACATCCATTGGCTTTTTTTATACATGGAGATAATGCAAGACTAGGATGGACTGCATAAGCATGCGATTACTGTACTTACCCTTCATAATGCCTAATTTTAAGGTGCAAGGCCTATTATCAGAAGATAACAGTAATCATTAAATGCAGTAATGTGGTACATGAACACTGGTTTCAGGTATCAATCAAACATAAGTACATCTCAGTTGTATAATGTCTTGGAAGAACCTAGTAACAATAGTTCTTTACATAGCATGTCCTAtgtggttaaactatttaatgCTAATACTGTGATACAGGTACATATATCACTTGTAAGTGTTCATTAAAATATGAGGTCATTGCAAACAGAACTGTGTTCTTATACAGAATgcatctttaattatttattgttgttaattaGTTTAAATAGACCACTTAGTCATTTCCAGGCTCACTGGGTTGGCCTCAAGGATTTGTTGTAAAATAGGCCTACACAAGGTaacaaaggttctttgcagtgtaccTTGGGTCCCCAGCTGCACTGCTATGTCTCTATTCACTTTCACCCTAcacagctgtccaacttcttcaactttaccTTGTTCCAATACTAACCCCTCAACTTTACCTCGTCCCAAATCTCAACCTCATCTATGAACAACTTTTGGATGAGCCTTGTGAAAGCCTACATATTTGACTTGCTtgtctaaattaaatttttaataataataataaccttaaaaGGAAAGCAGTCCAAAATTGGTTTTACATTCtgaaattagtaataaaatagCTTTCTATAGTTTATTTAGCTTCATATTTATCTTGAATTAAGTTCCACATTGCATTAAGTGTTTATGTGTACTATCTGCTATGATCATTCATGAAACATCTAACGATTGCCTTCCCCTCCTGGTTAGTGCATACAAACAGAtgagtattactgtactgaatattttaatttgtattaatgtTGCAGACTATTGTCAGTAGGCTTAGAACTGCAGTATTACAAATACTGTATTCAGTGTGTTTGTTACAGTTCCGTACAAATTTAAGTATCGGAAGTGAGCCCTGTTGGTGCTGTTACTCTAAGGTATATTAGACAGGTTTatacagcagttttatttttatatacaatatgttgTTATAAATATCTAGCAAAATTTGCTACAGTATAGCAATATGATAACTTTGACTCATCCTGCAGCACCTGAACATCCAAAATATGGTATTAATCAAAGGTTTTAAATCTGGCTACTTATCTTATTCTACACtgtattactgtaaaataaattttgtttccttCTACATTTTTATGCCCAGTAAACCACCATTGACCACAATTACATTTTCACTGAACCTTCAATTGCACGACACATATTTTAAGTCAGCATAAGATTGAGACAGTTTAATTTTTCCAAGAATTTAACTCCTTTCCTTATACATAACAGCTTCAAGAAATAATTTGTTGGTAAAAGTTTTTATACTGTATAGAGTAtattgcaatatacagtatatatacatatccatatactgtactgcaaaatatatataaaatatgaagtaaactataaaaaaaaaattgaatcccAAATGAGAGTCCTAATATTACTAATCATGTTCATTCTGAATATCTTGAGTTTTTGATGTTTCCGATATTACTAATGTGGACCCACATGCAGTACTGTAGTTCATTTTGGATGTTATACAAATTTACAATAGTGTAAACAAATGGAGCACACCTTCATCTTACCACACAATCATAcaagggaggaggaaaaaaaaaaaaaaacagtagcagATCAAATAATAACGGATAAAAATAAGGGTGCATACGACTGCCCTTCCATCCTGATTTCTACTTTATGGACCAAGGGACTTGACAGGTGGTACTGACTCCATAATCCAGGACACAGATTGTTTGTACAAAATCAGTAAGTATCAAAgcctttcataaaataattaagaaaaattatgtaaaatactgTACTCTTATCAAAACTAAGACCTGAATTTTTCAGCATAATTTGCTTACTGACTGGCTACgcatttttatgattaaatttatcaataaattttattattacccATACAGGAAAACCATCGAACAGTTTGAATAAAAGCTGGTGGTCAATTATAATCATGTCCTCTACAGACATTAGAAAACTGGCAAGCTGAAAACAGACAGCACCAAACGTCAAAGTACCAGGTGCATTAGATGTAAATTACGGAGGTCCTAATATATTTAACATCCCTTCTTTTCTCACAGATTTTTGTATAAAACTTAACAAATGAACATAAGCTGAAAAACACTGAGATACAAGgatatatacaatgtacataaAATACACTATACCAACTATTTCAGGACAAAATACCCTAAAAATTCCTAAAGACAGAACTTAATTTTAATTTCCCATCCAATACGGCAATGGTTACAAATTCTGATTCATAAAAAGTTGTCAATAAATGAACCATAATTAGCAAACATGGGGAGTGCTACTTTTGTCTATgtatcaaattattaaaatgaacaaaattatttctaatgcaaaacataataatctACAAAGTATATTGAATTAAAGTTGATTGTCCTCTGATTACAGTAGATTTTGTGTAACAATACATATGATAAAAATTCCAAGTGGCATAGTAGCATAAAGTACTCTGTAGACACATGTTGCTACAAAATAACCTGGACATCAGGGTTTTCACTGCACATAATGATATTTCACTGATTGTAGGTCCGTGTGATTAACTCTGATTTAACTGTTTGGTGTTTCAGCTACACAACTTGAAATTAAGTTAGAGTATTTCACACAAGGTATTTCCATacttattataatatttaaatgcCCATTAGCTATGACGGTGTTCCTGTCAAGTAGGGTATATGTACCATGCTACTTTGAATGAGAGGTGAAAACTGAATTgatgtaagttaaaaaaaagttaggaaattAAGTGGAAACAGATGAAAGGCAGGTCAGAGGTATACAGCTTTAGCTAAAGGGATGATGCAAAGGACCTCTAGTAGTCTATACAGTGAGACCCTGGAGAGGTGTCCCATATATAAACACCACAGTATAATTGCATAACCTACTGGTACTTGGTAGAGGAAGACAATTCCAAAATGAGGAACTACCTAGTTGATAAGTAGGGTTAGGTGACCTCTGAGAGAAGGGAGGCTGCTGCTTCACACATTACAGCTCCTAATATCTCTGCGAGTCTTGCTACTGATATCAACTCAACACCTTCGTGGGCATTTACTGTACGACGTATCATCTACCTGCACATTTCGCCATCAAAAGCGTACGTCTTGAGGCAATTACGGTATCCATACCTAATGAGTGCAtgtttagcttttatgatttctTCCATCATCTGAGTCAGTTACTTGTATGAGTGTCACTGTACAGTTGTCATCAATGGCTTCATGTAGGGACATGCTTCAGTAAGTCTTTTATATGTCAAACATCTTATTTTgtgagataaaaatatatatcaacaaaatataCTCAACAAAGATTCAACATAACAAGACATGATGAAGATTATGAATTGACAACGTTTCACCTCAATCAAAATTATTATGCATTAACTGTCAAAGTACAATGAACAGCTTTAAGTCAAAGATTTAAATACTGTAGATAACTAAAATCACTGATCCAGTAATTAactaacatatttttcattcaaatttctcATCCTAGAACTACTTATTGTTCCTCCAAGTAACAATTCTCTACTATCATCAGTCTTCTAATGTAACTAAAATCCTGGATCACAACATTCTTGATTCAACTTATAGCTTGTCAGCAACAAAATGtacagaattttgaagaaaaaattgtgaCACTTAACATGTTTcctcaaattttaacaaaattttttggtttataaaaGCTAACAAAAGCTAAATAAAGCTGTCTCAAGTTGCCATTTGCAGAGACTTTGCAGTTGGAAATTGCCTTGAGAAAAAATTTCCTATTCACTATTTCccatcagaaaagaaaagaattttcatgATGGTTCTTCAATTCTGTGTACCTTGAGATGTTTATTGAACCTAGCCTTCTCTACAAAAGCTTTTGGACAATGGCTACATAcataaggtttctctcctgtatgttTTGAGCTAACGTGCCGCTGTAGATGTGTCTTCTGTGCTGCTGAGTAGGAACAATAAGGGCAAACATGAGGTCTCACTCCAGTGTGAGTGCGCTTATGCTTCTGCAAGTTGCCTTTGAATGCTGTTTTGTATGAACACAGAGTACAAGAAAATGGCTTCTCACCAGTGTGCGTGCGCATGTGAGTCTCAAGTTCAGTCTTCCATACAGTCTTGTAAGAGCAATAAGGGCAAAGATTTGGTTTTTCTCCAGTGTGTTTGGCAACATGCTTCAGGAGAGCAGACTTGAGAGCAGCGCTGTACGAGCAATAGGAACATACGTATGGTTTTTCTCCTGTGTGGGTGCGCATATGTTTTTGAAGATTGTCCTTCTTTGCTGCTTTGAAAGAACAATAGGAACAAGTAAATGGTTTGTCACCAGTGTGGTTTGCAATGTGAGTTTTAAGGGATGACTTCAGCACAGCACTATAAGGGCAGTAAGGGCACGTAAAGGGTTTTTCTCCTGTGTGCAAGCGCATGTGTGTTTGCagattgtttttttgtgttgtctTGTAAGAGCAGTGACAACATGCATAATGTTTATCTCCTGTGTGTTTAGTGATATGCTTTTGGAAGTACCTTTTGTTTGCAGTGTTGTAAGGGCAATGAGGACAAAGATATGGTCTCTCTGCAGTATGGTTGCGAAGATGTTCCTGCAGTGTGGAAGAGAATGATGCTGAATATGAACAGTATGGACACTGGTGAGATTTCTTTGTCTCCGGTTTGCGGTCAATATCACTTTCATCTGAAGCATTCTTGTAATCACTCACAACTATATTTCTTCCTTTGCCCAAAATGTTCTCACTGTCACTCATGACTGTATCTTTTCCTCCACCCAAACTGTGCTCACTGTCACTTATAACTGTATCTTTTCTTTCGACCAAAATGTGCTCGTAGTCATTTGCGACAGTATCTCCTCCTAGAGATTCCTCTTGATCCATTTGGAGACATTTCTCATCTACGTCAGAGCTTTCTTCAGACTCTACTTCCTCTTTTATATAAATAGTGCTGTCCATCTCAAATGTTGGTTCTGCAACTTCCTCTTTCACCATCTGGAAAAAGGATCTTTTTGCAGTTAAACTTATTTGCAAGAGCAATGTGTTTCAGAAAATCCAAGGCTATACAGACACCCTCAAGCCACCAaccttgttctgtttttaacCAGTCTCCAGCTAGCAGCTGAGATTTATTCCATACGTAAAGACCGAAAGGTTTGTAGCGTGTATGAACAACTAAGGCTATAAAGAGAGACACCCTATATGCAACTGTTATTTCTGTcctgctatttatttattacaaagcaGTGCCAAGAGACAACGTATTCACATCTTAAGACTTTCACAGTGCACACCCAAAGggtttgttcttaaatgaaaactgaaaacttgagCAGGGTGAAGTTAAGGAAGTCACATAGCTTAGTGGGTAGAGAACAAAGGGGACAGTTGAAAACTAAAAGGTACAAAGTGCATGTTGCATACTGTTCCACACAATGCAATATACTAACGATT
Protein-coding regions in this window:
- the LOC136845016 gene encoding zinc finger protein OZF-like, which encodes MNIQQGGHHLTSDEFARSADVKEGIRQPEMPDHCVAYGCKNRRGKDSKEKSITFHTFPKDEKRRLQWAHAVHRYEDGKLWQPNKRDVLCSRHFSKDQFDRTGQTVRLRSDAVPNVFDELPPNLEMVKEEVAEPTFEMDSTIYIKEEVESEESSDVDEKCLQMDQEESLGGDTVANDYEHILVERKDTVISDSEHSLGGGKDTVMSDSENILGKGRNIVVSDYKNASDESDIDRKPETKKSHQCPYCSYSASFSSTLQEHLRNHTAERPYLCPHCPYNTANKRYFQKHITKHTGDKHYACCHCSYKTTQKNNLQTHMRLHTGEKPFTCPYCPYSAVLKSSLKTHIANHTGDKPFTCSYCSFKAAKKDNLQKHMRTHTGEKPYVCSYCSYSAALKSALLKHVAKHTGEKPNLCPYCSYKTVWKTELETHMRTHTGEKPFSCTLCSYKTAFKGNLQKHKRTHTGVRPHVCPYCSYSAAQKTHLQRHVSSKHTGEKPYVCSHCPKAFVEKARFNKHLKVHRIEEPS